The proteins below are encoded in one region of Streptomyces cyanogenus:
- a CDS encoding PhzF family phenazine biosynthesis protein, whose protein sequence is MTDYDVLRVFCGPNGGYGKELGVVRDGSVLPGPGDRQELAAKLGFGETVFVDDPERGVIDIYTPTQRLPFAGHPCVGTAWLLDVPELVTPAGAVGARLDGEFSWIEARAEWAPAHTLRQYPSAAEVDALEAPPLGERGEVGVPSDEVRGRIYAWAWEDEAAGRVRARAFPGPDAGIEEDEATGTAALLLTDRLGRALNITQGRGSQILTAPQPHGWVEVGGRVHLER, encoded by the coding sequence GTGACTGACTACGACGTACTCCGCGTCTTCTGCGGGCCGAACGGCGGCTACGGCAAGGAGCTGGGCGTCGTCCGTGACGGTTCGGTGCTGCCCGGGCCGGGCGACCGGCAGGAGCTGGCGGCCAAACTCGGCTTCGGCGAGACCGTGTTCGTGGACGACCCCGAGCGCGGGGTGATCGACATCTACACGCCCACCCAGCGCCTGCCCTTCGCCGGTCACCCCTGCGTGGGCACGGCCTGGCTGCTCGACGTGCCCGAACTGGTCACCCCCGCCGGGGCCGTCGGGGCCCGGCTGGACGGCGAGTTCAGCTGGATCGAGGCCCGCGCCGAGTGGGCGCCCGCGCACACCCTGCGCCAGTACCCCAGCGCCGCCGAGGTGGACGCGCTGGAGGCGCCGCCGCTCGGGGAGCGAGGCGAGGTGGGGGTCCCCTCGGACGAGGTCCGGGGGAGGATCTACGCCTGGGCCTGGGAGGACGAGGCCGCCGGGCGGGTGCGGGCCCGCGCCTTCCCCGGCCCCGACGCCGGCATCGAGGAGGACGAGGCCACCGGCACGGCGGCCCTGCTCCTCACCGACCGGCTCGGCCGGGCCCTGAACATCACCCAGGGCCGGGGCTCGCAGATCCTCACCGCTCCCCAGCCGCACGGGTGGGTCGAGGTCGGCGGCCGGGTCCACCTGGAGCGCTGA
- a CDS encoding site-2 protease family protein produces the protein MTTATTRHGDRQISPVFVGILAVTAVTGWATWTGFAARPGIAVFLFVTAAWIVSLCLHEYAHARTALHGGDITVGAKGYLTLNPLKYTHALLSIVLPVLFVIMGGIGLPGGAVFIERSRIRGRWRHSLISAAGPLTNVLFAAVCTAPFWLDALDGVPADFRFALAFLALLQVTAALLNFLPVPGLDGYGVIEPWLSYNVKRQVEPFAPFGLLFVFALLWLPSVNNAFFDVIDSIMRALNVDDFSRFCGEADYRFWQDTPEICSFSS, from the coding sequence ATGACCACCGCCACCACCCGCCACGGGGACCGGCAGATCAGTCCCGTGTTCGTCGGCATCCTGGCCGTGACGGCGGTGACCGGCTGGGCCACCTGGACCGGGTTCGCCGCACGGCCGGGCATCGCGGTGTTCCTGTTCGTGACCGCGGCCTGGATCGTCTCCCTGTGCCTGCACGAGTACGCGCACGCGCGCACCGCCCTGCACGGCGGGGACATCACGGTCGGCGCGAAGGGCTACCTCACGCTGAACCCGCTGAAGTACACGCACGCGCTGCTGAGCATCGTGCTCCCCGTGCTGTTCGTGATCATGGGCGGGATCGGTCTGCCCGGCGGTGCGGTGTTCATCGAGCGGAGCCGGATCCGGGGCCGCTGGCGGCACAGCCTGATCTCGGCGGCGGGCCCGCTGACGAACGTGCTGTTCGCCGCGGTGTGCACGGCCCCGTTCTGGCTGGACGCGCTGGACGGCGTGCCCGCGGACTTCCGGTTCGCGCTGGCGTTCCTGGCGCTGCTCCAGGTGACGGCGGCCCTGCTGAACTTCCTGCCGGTGCCGGGCCTGGACGGCTACGGCGTGATCGAGCCCTGGCTGTCGTACAACGTGAAGCGGCAGGTGGAGCCGTTCGCGCCGTTCGGCCTGCTGTTCGTGTTCGCGCTGCTGTGGCTGCCGTCGGTCAACAACGCGTTCTTCGACGTGATCGACTCGATCATGCGGGCGCTGAACGTCGACGACTTCTCCCGCTTCTGCGGCGAGGCGGACTACCGCTTCTGGCAGGACACCCCGGAGATCTGCTCGTTCAGCTCGTGA
- the npdG gene encoding NADPH-dependent F420 reductase, with protein sequence MTSTDSAQTPAKAPAKDPWDLPDVSGYVVGVLGGTGPQGKGLAYRLARAGQKVIIGSRAAERAQAAAGELGHGIEGADNAETARRSDIVIVAVPWEGHGDTLKALRDELAGKLVVDCVNPLGFDKKGAYALKPEEGSAAEQAAALLPDSRVAAAFHHLSAVLLQDPEIEQIDTDVMVLGEERADVEIVQALAGRIPGMRGVFAGRLRNAHQVESLVANLISVNRRYKAHAGLRVTDV encoded by the coding sequence ATGACCTCTACCGACAGCGCACAGACCCCTGCCAAGGCCCCCGCCAAGGACCCCTGGGACCTGCCCGACGTCTCCGGGTACGTCGTCGGCGTGCTCGGCGGCACCGGGCCGCAGGGCAAGGGCCTCGCCTACCGGCTCGCCCGGGCCGGCCAGAAGGTGATCATCGGCTCCCGCGCCGCCGAGCGCGCGCAGGCCGCCGCCGGGGAACTCGGCCACGGCATCGAGGGCGCCGACAACGCCGAGACCGCGCGCCGCAGCGACATCGTGATCGTCGCCGTGCCGTGGGAGGGCCACGGCGACACCCTGAAGGCCCTGCGCGACGAACTGGCCGGCAAGCTCGTCGTGGACTGCGTCAACCCGCTCGGCTTCGACAAGAAGGGCGCCTACGCGCTCAAGCCGGAGGAGGGCAGCGCCGCCGAGCAGGCCGCCGCCCTGCTGCCGGACTCCCGGGTCGCCGCCGCCTTCCACCACCTGTCGGCCGTCCTGCTCCAGGACCCTGAGATCGAGCAGATCGACACCGATGTGATGGTCCTCGGCGAGGAGCGCGCCGACGTGGAGATCGTGCAGGCGCTGGCCGGGCGCATCCCCGGCATGCGCGGCGTCTTCGCCGGCCGGCTGCGCAACGCCCACCAGGTCGAGTCGCTGGTCGCGAACCTGATCTCCGTCAACCGGCGGTACAAGGCCCACGCCGGGCTGCGCGTCACCGACGTGTGA
- a CDS encoding DUF6578 domain-containing protein: MERTRVFYAHWQMECCGTPFAVGDEVSWRLVPTGHEDDHYGAAARVENHGGPDPTTGRVLGIDLVHQEFLAHHDPRAVAPPAAEPGEVILVAAGRGLEPVPGAPAPEPVDACPRWFDAFEQEEQPPRRVPYRVRRAVGVLVTLETAPDVPDGTPTEPGDRRRPLRRQ; encoded by the coding sequence ATGGAACGGACGAGGGTGTTCTACGCGCACTGGCAGATGGAATGCTGCGGCACGCCGTTCGCCGTCGGGGACGAGGTCTCCTGGCGGCTGGTCCCCACCGGCCACGAGGACGACCACTACGGCGCCGCCGCCCGGGTGGAGAACCACGGCGGCCCCGACCCGACCACCGGCCGGGTCCTCGGCATCGACCTGGTGCACCAGGAGTTCCTGGCCCACCACGACCCGCGCGCCGTCGCGCCGCCCGCCGCGGAACCCGGCGAGGTGATCCTCGTCGCGGCCGGACGCGGCCTGGAGCCGGTGCCCGGCGCCCCCGCACCGGAGCCCGTCGACGCCTGCCCCCGCTGGTTCGACGCCTTCGAGCAGGAGGAACAGCCGCCACGGCGGGTCCCGTACCGGGTCCGCCGTGCCGTCGGCGTGCTGGTGACCCTGGAGACCGCCCCGGACGTCCCGGACGGCACGCCGACCGAACCCGGTGACCGCCGCCGACCACTCCGGAGACAATGA
- a CDS encoding sialidase family protein yields MTDVTVPFRAGHEGYASFRIPAVVATRSGTLLAFCEGRVDSAADHGHIDIVLKRSTDGGRTWGPLRAAAHNGTDLAGNPAPVVLDTGRILLVHIRAAASATEAAVLRGQVADADGRRVWVQHSDDDGVTWSPPREITLQVKRPGWRWYATTPGHALQLTSGRVLVPANHTLPPTGTDTGAEAKYNSGHCLLSDDRGESWYLGYLDENTDGYVNVNETTAAELPDGRVYLNTRNDSPSPGNRADAHSGDGGKTLVKPFRPQAGLTAPVCEASVLQLRDPDLLLFSGPADPGGARALMTIRASADGGTTWRPAFTVDGLPAAYSDLVRVDPHTVGLLYETGDFGAYETITFRRVPVHRLT; encoded by the coding sequence ATGACCGACGTGACCGTCCCCTTCCGCGCGGGCCACGAGGGGTACGCCAGTTTCCGTATCCCGGCCGTCGTCGCCACCAGGTCCGGCACGCTGCTCGCCTTCTGCGAGGGCCGTGTCGACTCCGCCGCCGACCACGGGCACATCGACATCGTGCTGAAGCGGTCCACGGACGGCGGCCGGACCTGGGGGCCGCTCCGGGCCGCCGCGCACAACGGGACGGACCTCGCCGGCAACCCCGCCCCCGTCGTGCTGGACACCGGCCGGATCCTGCTCGTGCACATCCGGGCCGCCGCCTCCGCCACCGAGGCCGCCGTCCTGCGCGGCCAGGTCGCGGACGCCGACGGGCGGCGGGTGTGGGTGCAGCACAGCGACGACGACGGCGTGACATGGTCCCCGCCCAGGGAGATCACCCTGCAGGTGAAGCGCCCCGGCTGGCGCTGGTACGCCACCACCCCCGGACACGCCCTCCAGCTCACCTCCGGCCGCGTCCTCGTCCCGGCCAACCACACCCTGCCGCCCACCGGAACCGACACCGGTGCCGAGGCCAAGTACAACAGCGGGCACTGCCTGCTGAGCGACGACCGCGGCGAGAGCTGGTACCTCGGCTACCTGGACGAGAACACCGACGGGTACGTCAACGTCAACGAGACCACCGCCGCCGAACTCCCCGACGGCCGCGTCTACCTCAACACCCGCAACGACTCCCCGTCACCCGGCAACCGCGCCGACGCCCACTCCGGAGACGGCGGGAAGACCCTCGTGAAGCCCTTCCGCCCGCAGGCCGGGCTGACCGCGCCGGTCTGCGAGGCATCCGTCCTCCAGCTCCGCGACCCCGACCTGCTGCTCTTCTCCGGCCCGGCCGACCCCGGCGGCGCCCGCGCCCTGATGACGATCCGCGCCTCCGCCGACGGCGGCACCACCTGGCGCCCGGCGTTCACGGTCGACGGACTGCCCGCCGCCTACAGCGACCTGGTCCGCGTCGATCCGCACACCGTCGGGCTGCTCTACGAGACCGGCGACTTCGGCGCCTACGAGACGATCACCTTCCGCCGGGTGCCCGTGCACCGGCTGACCTGA
- the efeO gene encoding iron uptake system protein EfeO, protein MRAVRLTVTAAATAAALTALSACTAKSDAKDGDAIQVTAADSTCKTSSTSVPAGQVTLKIENKGSKATEVEILFPDDRIVSEKENIGPGTRYTLTAEVKAGSYEIACRPGMKGHGVRQKLTVTGGGSTAKRDPQLDTAVAQYRTYAQDQADETLPKAEAFVKAVKDGDLDAAKKAYGLSRLGWERTEPVAESFGDIDPKVDVREDGLDAGQKWTGWHRLEKALWHDKKIGAEEKALADQLLKDLKDWQGRVGKAEITPTSMANGAKELLDEVATGKVTGEEDRYAHTDLVDFKGNVEGAQKAYELLRPVAAKNDPALTKELDKQFAALDTLLDKYRSDKATYDFVSYDKVTEDQRKELSDAVNALAEPLSKLAAAVVK, encoded by the coding sequence ATGCGCGCCGTCCGACTGACCGTCACCGCCGCCGCCACCGCGGCGGCTCTGACCGCCCTCTCGGCCTGCACCGCGAAAAGCGACGCCAAGGACGGCGACGCCATCCAGGTCACGGCCGCCGACTCCACGTGCAAGACCTCCAGCACGTCCGTGCCGGCCGGCCAGGTCACGCTGAAGATCGAGAACAAGGGCTCGAAGGCCACCGAGGTCGAGATCCTGTTCCCGGACGACCGGATCGTCTCCGAGAAGGAGAACATCGGCCCCGGCACCAGGTACACGCTCACCGCCGAGGTGAAGGCCGGCTCGTACGAGATCGCCTGCCGGCCCGGCATGAAGGGCCACGGCGTCCGGCAGAAGCTCACCGTGACCGGCGGCGGCAGCACCGCCAAGCGCGACCCGCAGCTGGACACGGCCGTCGCCCAGTACCGCACGTACGCCCAGGACCAGGCCGACGAGACGCTGCCGAAGGCCGAGGCCTTCGTGAAGGCGGTCAAGGACGGCGACCTGGACGCCGCGAAGAAGGCCTACGGCCTGTCCCGCCTCGGCTGGGAGCGCACCGAGCCGGTCGCCGAGTCCTTCGGTGACATCGACCCCAAGGTGGACGTGCGCGAGGACGGCCTGGACGCCGGCCAGAAGTGGACCGGCTGGCACCGGCTGGAGAAGGCGCTCTGGCACGACAAGAAGATCGGCGCCGAGGAGAAGGCCCTCGCCGACCAGCTGCTGAAGGACCTCAAGGACTGGCAGGGCCGGGTCGGCAAGGCCGAGATCACCCCGACCTCCATGGCCAACGGTGCCAAGGAGCTGCTGGACGAGGTCGCCACCGGCAAGGTCACCGGCGAGGAGGACCGCTACGCCCACACCGACCTGGTCGACTTCAAGGGCAACGTCGAGGGCGCCCAGAAGGCGTACGAGCTGCTGAGGCCGGTCGCCGCGAAGAACGACCCGGCGCTCACCAAGGAACTGGACAAGCAGTTCGCGGCGCTGGACACGCTGCTGGACAAGTACCGCTCGGACAAGGCCACGTACGACTTCGTCTCCTACGACAAGGTCACCGAGGACCAGCGCAAGGAGCTGTCGGACGCGGTGAACGCGCTCGCCGAGCCGCTGTCCAAGCTCGCCGCCGCGGTCGTGAAGTAA
- a CDS encoding BTAD domain-containing putative transcriptional regulator has translation MNPVRFSLLGPTQAIRPDGTAVPVGGARLRALLSVLALRAGRTVPAGVLVDEVWGADPPADATGALQALVGRLRRTLGADAVASADGGYRLAAAPDDVDLARFDRLTGDGLRALADGDPAKAAAVLDDALALWRGPALADLPDRTAEAARWETRRLDALRARHTAALALGEAERALPELTALCDSHPLDEPLQALRLRALRDTGRPAQALAAYEDVRGLLADRLGSDPGPELRALHTELLREEPAGQPPAARSGNLPARLTSFVGREADIRAIGADLGAARLVTLLGPGGAGKTRLSQEAAEAVRHTVRDGVWLAELAPVDDPDAVPQAVLTAIGARETVLHGTGVDGMRAVADRHDNPLERLVEHCARRRMLIVLDNCEHVVDAAAHLTARLLAHCPELTILATSREPLGVPGELLRPVEPLPEPVALRLLADRGAAARPGFRVEDDPEACAEICRRLDGLPLAIELAAARLRMLTPRQIADRLDDRFRLLTSGSRTLLPRQQTLRAVVDWSWDLLDAGERDVLARLSVFAGGCALAAAEAVCGPAALEALGSLVDKSLVVAAPAADGGMRYRLLETVAEYAAERLAETGRRGEAERAHLTYYRELARATDPLLRGPGQLAAIDRFQLEYENLRTAFRHAVAERDEQEALCLILSLLWFWQIRDQRIETRTWCREAMALGPDPFAEPVRPAEPVWQRCTDTPPPYTGEVLAEARRGVHLAHLACMDTEIDVWQTPEAQAKLRAVARAYEPGLPQICRPPGILWFFAELLTGGADRLRTIANACVQTCRDTPGYEWELAGALQLRANLLANRADWAGDATRDADEALEIYRRLGDAWGSTEALSARGEARERKGDHRQAAADYRAAIEHAERLGARAQVAVLRARLGGTLLETGESERGERMLRDVIASKDSTLNEAMPAARLFLAGWLGLTGRTAEARDHLRLLREEVRIARFVVFDAVILCQEAWLNAVDERTEEALGQARGALRLATDPLTRAITPHLHSVILTVVAMALARADGRAADAARCLGAARALLPAGHVLSGMERRTRDMTEARIREGLDARSYEAAYAEGGGLSLAEATALF, from the coding sequence ATGAACCCCGTGCGCTTCTCGCTGCTCGGCCCCACCCAGGCGATCCGCCCCGACGGCACGGCCGTCCCCGTCGGCGGGGCGCGGCTGCGTGCCCTGCTGAGCGTGCTCGCGCTCCGGGCCGGCCGGACCGTGCCCGCGGGCGTCCTCGTGGACGAGGTGTGGGGCGCCGACCCGCCCGCCGACGCCACCGGCGCCCTCCAGGCGCTCGTCGGCCGGCTGCGGCGGACCCTGGGCGCCGACGCCGTCGCCTCCGCCGACGGCGGCTACCGGCTCGCCGCCGCACCCGACGACGTCGACCTCGCCCGCTTCGACCGGCTGACCGGCGACGGCCTGCGCGCCCTCGCCGACGGCGACCCCGCCAAGGCCGCCGCCGTCCTCGACGACGCCCTGGCCCTGTGGCGCGGACCCGCCCTCGCCGACCTGCCCGACCGCACCGCCGAGGCGGCCCGCTGGGAGACCCGCCGGCTCGACGCGCTGCGCGCCCGGCACACCGCCGCCCTCGCCCTCGGCGAGGCCGAGCGGGCGCTGCCCGAGCTGACCGCACTGTGCGACAGCCATCCGCTGGACGAACCGCTGCAGGCGCTGCGGCTGCGCGCTCTGCGCGACACCGGCCGCCCCGCCCAGGCGCTCGCCGCCTACGAGGACGTACGCGGTCTGCTCGCGGACCGGCTCGGCTCCGACCCCGGCCCCGAACTGCGCGCCCTGCACACCGAGCTGCTGCGCGAGGAACCGGCCGGGCAGCCGCCCGCGGCCCGCTCCGGCAACCTGCCCGCCCGGCTGACCTCCTTCGTCGGCCGGGAAGCCGACATCCGGGCCATCGGCGCCGACCTCGGCGCGGCCCGCCTGGTCACCCTGCTGGGACCCGGCGGCGCCGGGAAGACCCGGCTGTCCCAGGAGGCCGCCGAGGCGGTACGGCACACCGTCCGGGACGGGGTCTGGCTCGCCGAGCTGGCCCCCGTCGACGACCCCGACGCCGTACCGCAGGCCGTGCTCACCGCGATCGGTGCCCGCGAGACCGTGCTGCACGGCACCGGCGTGGACGGCATGCGCGCGGTCGCCGACCGGCACGACAACCCCCTCGAACGGCTCGTGGAGCACTGCGCCCGGCGCCGCATGCTGATCGTCCTGGACAACTGCGAGCACGTCGTGGACGCCGCCGCCCACCTCACCGCGCGGCTGCTGGCCCACTGCCCGGAGCTGACGATCCTCGCCACCAGCCGCGAACCCCTCGGCGTGCCGGGCGAGTTGCTGCGGCCCGTGGAGCCGCTGCCCGAACCGGTCGCGCTGCGGCTGCTCGCCGACCGGGGCGCGGCGGCCCGGCCCGGCTTCCGGGTCGAGGACGACCCCGAGGCGTGCGCCGAGATCTGCCGCCGCCTGGACGGACTGCCCCTCGCCATCGAGCTGGCGGCGGCCCGGCTGCGCATGCTGACGCCCCGCCAGATAGCGGACCGGCTGGACGACCGCTTCCGGCTGCTCACCTCCGGCAGCCGCACCCTGCTGCCCCGCCAGCAGACCCTCAGGGCCGTCGTGGACTGGTCCTGGGACCTGCTGGACGCCGGCGAACGGGACGTCCTCGCCCGGCTGTCGGTCTTCGCCGGCGGCTGCGCCCTGGCCGCCGCCGAGGCCGTGTGCGGGCCGGCCGCCCTGGAGGCGCTCGGCTCCCTGGTCGACAAGTCCCTGGTGGTGGCCGCCCCCGCGGCCGACGGAGGCATGCGCTACCGGCTGCTGGAGACCGTCGCCGAGTACGCCGCCGAACGCCTCGCCGAGACCGGCCGCCGCGGCGAGGCCGAGCGCGCCCACCTGACCTACTACCGCGAACTGGCCCGCGCTACGGACCCGTTGCTGCGCGGCCCCGGGCAGCTCGCCGCCATCGACCGGTTCCAGCTGGAGTACGAGAACCTGCGCACCGCCTTCCGGCACGCCGTCGCCGAACGCGACGAGCAGGAGGCGCTCTGCCTGATCCTCTCCCTGCTGTGGTTCTGGCAGATACGCGACCAGCGCATCGAGACCCGCACCTGGTGCCGGGAGGCCATGGCGCTCGGCCCCGACCCGTTCGCCGAACCGGTCCGCCCCGCCGAACCGGTGTGGCAGCGCTGCACCGACACCCCGCCGCCGTACACCGGCGAGGTCCTCGCCGAGGCCCGGCGCGGGGTCCACCTGGCCCACCTGGCCTGCATGGACACCGAGATCGACGTCTGGCAGACCCCCGAGGCGCAGGCGAAGCTCCGCGCGGTCGCCCGGGCCTACGAGCCCGGCCTGCCGCAGATCTGCCGGCCCCCGGGCATCCTGTGGTTCTTCGCCGAACTGCTGACCGGCGGCGCCGACCGGCTGCGCACCATCGCGAACGCCTGCGTGCAGACCTGCCGGGACACCCCCGGTTACGAGTGGGAGCTGGCCGGCGCCCTCCAGCTGCGCGCCAACCTCCTCGCCAACCGCGCCGACTGGGCCGGCGACGCCACCCGCGACGCCGACGAGGCCCTGGAGATCTACCGCCGCCTCGGCGACGCCTGGGGCAGCACCGAGGCGCTGTCCGCCCGCGGCGAGGCCCGGGAACGCAAGGGCGACCACCGGCAGGCCGCCGCCGACTACCGGGCCGCCATCGAACACGCCGAGCGCCTCGGCGCCCGCGCCCAGGTGGCCGTGCTCCGCGCCCGGCTCGGCGGCACCCTGCTGGAGACCGGCGAGAGCGAACGCGGCGAACGGATGCTCCGGGACGTCATCGCCAGCAAGGACAGCACCCTCAACGAGGCCATGCCCGCCGCCCGGCTCTTCCTGGCCGGCTGGCTCGGCCTGACCGGCCGCACCGCGGAGGCCCGCGACCACCTGCGGCTGCTGCGCGAGGAGGTCCGCATCGCGCGGTTCGTCGTCTTCGACGCCGTGATCCTCTGCCAGGAGGCCTGGCTGAACGCCGTGGACGAACGCACCGAGGAGGCCCTCGGGCAGGCCCGCGGGGCGCTGCGCCTCGCCACCGACCCGCTGACCCGGGCCATCACCCCGCACCTGCACTCCGTCATCCTCACCGTCGTCGCGATGGCCCTGGCCCGCGCCGACGGGCGCGCCGCCGACGCCGCCCGCTGCCTGGGCGCCGCCCGAGCGCTGCTGCCG
- a CDS encoding heme oxygenase (biliverdin-producing): MDAFSADSFSSLIRSASHEQHVEAETSTFMSDLLGGRLGVAAYARYTEQLWFVYEALESAAERLAADPVAGPFIRPELFRLPALERDLAYLRGPGRRAAPSALPATRAYADRVRECAEHWPGGYVAHHYTRYLGDLSGGQIIRDRAERTWGFARKGDGVRFYVFDAIPNPVAFKRGYRRLLDRIGVDDLEKQRVVAECRRAFALNTAVLRALGEEFPLSA; encoded by the coding sequence ATGGACGCCTTCTCCGCGGACTCCTTCTCGTCCCTCATCCGGAGCGCCTCGCACGAACAGCACGTGGAGGCGGAGACCTCGACGTTCATGAGCGATCTGCTCGGCGGCCGGCTCGGCGTCGCGGCCTACGCGCGGTACACCGAGCAACTGTGGTTCGTCTACGAGGCCTTGGAGAGCGCGGCCGAGCGGCTGGCGGCGGATCCGGTGGCCGGGCCGTTCATCCGGCCGGAGCTGTTCCGGCTGCCCGCGCTGGAGCGGGATCTGGCGTATCTGCGGGGCCCCGGCCGGCGGGCGGCCCCGAGCGCGCTGCCCGCCACCCGGGCGTACGCGGACCGGGTGCGGGAGTGTGCCGAGCACTGGCCCGGCGGGTACGTCGCCCACCACTACACCCGCTACCTCGGCGACCTCTCCGGCGGCCAGATCATCCGGGACAGGGCGGAGCGGACGTGGGGCTTCGCCAGAAAGGGCGACGGGGTCCGGTTCTACGTCTTCGACGCGATCCCCAACCCGGTCGCGTTCAAGCGGGGGTACCGGCGGCTGCTGGACCGGATAGGGGTGGACGACCTGGAGAAGCAGCGGGTCGTCGCGGAGTGCAGGCGGGCGTTCGCGCTGAACACGGCGGTCCTCCGGGCCCTCGGCGAGGAGTTCCCGCTGTCGGCGTGA
- the map gene encoding type I methionyl aminopeptidase yields MSGQSLLVPGELSPTRSVPGNIRRPEYVGKPAPAPYTGPEVQTPETIEAMRTAGRIAAQAMAEAAKIIAPGVTTDQLDKVAHEYMCDHGAYPSTLGYRGFPKSLCTSVNEVICHGIPDSTVLRDGDIVNLDVTAYIGGVHGDNNATYLVGDVDEESRLLVERTREALHRAIKAVKPGRQINVIGRVIESYAKRFGYGVVRDFTGHGISTSFHSGLIIPHYDSPHATTVMQPGMTFTIEPMLTLGTHEYDMWDDGWTVVTKDRKRTAQFEHTLVVTDTGAEILTLP; encoded by the coding sequence ATGTCTGGCCAGTCGCTGCTCGTCCCAGGGGAGCTGTCTCCCACCCGTTCGGTTCCCGGAAACATCCGCCGCCCCGAGTACGTCGGCAAGCCCGCGCCGGCGCCGTACACCGGGCCGGAGGTGCAGACCCCCGAGACCATCGAGGCGATGCGGACCGCCGGCCGTATCGCCGCGCAGGCGATGGCGGAGGCCGCGAAGATCATCGCGCCCGGGGTCACCACCGACCAGCTGGACAAGGTCGCCCACGAGTACATGTGCGACCACGGGGCGTACCCGTCCACACTCGGCTACCGCGGCTTCCCGAAGTCGCTGTGCACGTCGGTCAACGAGGTCATCTGCCACGGCATCCCGGACTCGACGGTCCTCAGGGACGGCGACATCGTCAACCTGGACGTGACGGCGTACATCGGCGGGGTGCACGGCGACAACAACGCCACCTACCTGGTCGGCGACGTGGACGAGGAGTCCCGGCTGCTGGTGGAGCGCACCCGTGAGGCGCTCCACCGGGCGATCAAGGCCGTGAAGCCCGGCCGGCAGATCAACGTCATCGGCCGGGTCATCGAGTCGTACGCCAAGCGCTTCGGCTACGGCGTCGTCCGGGACTTCACCGGGCACGGCATCAGCACGTCGTTCCACTCCGGGCTGATCATCCCGCACTACGACAGCCCGCACGCGACGACCGTGATGCAGCCGGGGATGACGTTCACGATCGAGCCGATGCTGACGCTCGGCACCCATGAGTACGACATGTGGGACGACGGCTGGACGGTCGTGACGAAGGACCGCAAGCGGACCGCCCAGTTCGAGCACACCCTGGTGGTCACGGACACCGGCGCGGAGATCCTGACCCTGCCCTGA